The following proteins come from a genomic window of Maniola hyperantus chromosome 8, iAphHyp1.2, whole genome shotgun sequence:
- the LOC117984294 gene encoding facilitated trehalose transporter Tret1-like, with protein MKRAQALRQALVVAGLAFCSLSDGFIFGQMSGMVDALNGKDSSIHLNDDEISWIASTINITCFCGFGLMTILTELFGRRKTITIVTTPVLICWLMVYFAQDKYTLLATRIIVGASYGGVLILTYINIAEYVAPDIRSLCLNLMTAFGTSAGTFLGHVLSLFLHWRNVALIGLIPTAISAILPLFWVESPSWLATKGRFKECERAFKKLRFQSKESDLELKLLINSQRANENASKNNLFTSLFSKYVSACKEKCYRRVSILMMVISIYRVAAGRILFSTLIITMLQEMTGTSDILLFTLLVDGCTLVGAGISCVFVSRLQMRTLLFTSGPIANTVQIILAFCLYVWPDNSFYVRWIKVSLLALYCILISAGPYAVLETLLSELHPLDIKALSTFVLGALAGVLQFLSIKLASYLFSVIGYHGVFFCNAGVVSLCLLYLYFYLPETKGRTLQEIQLYFIDNSYGGVEELGSELRNDLLTKEIIIKVRS; from the exons GCACTGGTGGTAGCCGGCCTGGCGTTTTGCAGCCTGTCCGATGGGTTTATATTCGGACAGATGTCCGGGATGGTCGACGCTTTGAATGGAAAGGACAGCTCTATTCATTTGAACGATGATGAAATCTCTTGGATTG CTTCCACTATCAACATTACCTGTTTCTGTGGCTTTGGCTTGATGACAATACTCACCGAGTTATTCGGAAGAAGAAAGACTATAACAATTGTCACCACACCAGTGCTGATATGCTGGCTCATGGTCTACTTCGCTCAAGACAAATACACGTTACTGGCGACAAGAATAATTGTAGGCGCATCCTACGGTGGAGTCCTTATTTTGACATATATAAATATAGCCGAGTATGTGGCACCGGACATTCGATCCCTTTGCTTGAACTTAATGACTGCCTTTGGAACTTCTGCCGGCACATTCCTCGGACACGTTTTAAGTTTATTTCTACATTGGAGGAACGTAGCTCTCATTGGCTTAATCCCAACAGCGATCTCCGCAATCTTGCCTTTATTTTGGGTGGAAAGTCCATCCTGGCTGGCGACCAAAGGACGATTTAAAGAATGCGAAAGAGCCTTCAAAAAACTGCGCTTTCAGAGCAAAGAATCCGACTtagaattaaaattgttaattaaTAGTCAGAGAGCAAATGAAAATGCATCTAAAAACAACCTTTTCACATCACTTTTTAGTAAATACGTAAGTGCATGCAAAGAAAAATGTTACAGGCGGGTATCTATTCTCATGATGGTAATAAGTATTTATAGAGTTGCTGCAGGCCGGATTCTGTTTAGCACGTTAATAATTACTATGCTCCAAGAGATGACAGGCACTTCCGACATATTATTGTTCACGTTGTTGGTGGACGGGTGCACCTTGGTGGGTGCTGGTATATCTTGTGTTTTCGTGAGTAGGTTACAAATGAGAACTTTGCTATTCACCTCTGGCCCGATAGCGAATACTGTTCAGATTATACTGGCGTTTTGCTTGTACGTTTGGCCGGATAATAGCTTTTATGTGAGATGGATAAAAGTTTCCCTGTTAGCCTTGTACTGTATTTTAATATCGGCGGGTCCATACGCTGTGCTGGAGACTTTACTGTCTGAGCTGCACCCCTTGGATATAAAAGCCTTGTCGACATTCGTGTTGGGTGCCTTGGCTGGTGTCCTACAGTTTTTAAGTATTAAATTAGCATCTTACTTGTTTTCGGTGATAGGCTACCATGGAGTGTTCTTCTGCAACGCTGGCGtcgtgtctctctgtctgttgtacctatatttttatttgccaGAAACGAAGGGTAGGACGTTGCAGGAAATACAATTATACTTTATTGACAATAGTTATGGAGGTGTTGAGGAGCTTGGCTCGGAGCTACGAAACGATTTATTAACAAAAGAGATAATAATTAAGGTGAGAAGCTAG